The Oryzias melastigma strain HK-1 linkage group LG20, ASM292280v2, whole genome shotgun sequence genome includes the window TAATGAAACCCACCAGACACAGTGGTGGTCGAGACGCAGCACACAGACGCCACAGATCCGGCAGTGTCCAGCCCTCGGAGGCCTCACCACCCGGCACACGCTGCACCAGTTCCGGTTACTTTCCTTCAAATCGGGCCCGTCCAGCTCTGTCTGGCTGGCTGTGATCAGCGTGACATCTTGCCTGCGTCCATTGAGGGGGGAATCCCTGTCTGCTAAAGGACTGTAGTACGTCACCGTGCTGTGGACCGCCTCTTTATCTGGCCGAACAACGCCGGGATTTCTCTTTGAGTGGAAAAGCACCATTACGGTGAGGGTGATCCCGACCGTCACTGCAGCCAGCTCAAAAGAACCAACATCTCCGCGGGGAAACACCTCAACGATGAACACATAGTACATGTACGCTAAGGAGAAGAGAGCCAGGCTGAGGAAGAAGAGCGTTCGTCCTTTCTTTCTGTGGGTAAAGTAGTAGTACCACAGCACCAAGACGGGCAGAGTGATCAGAACCACCAGGCCGAGCAGGAAGTGGAGAGCGGCAAGGTGCAGCAGGGCAGGGAGGAGAATGAGAGGGGGGATAATGGACAGGTCCAGCTTTTGAGCTCCGCCCCTCAGCCAGGGCACACGGATCCGGTCAGAGATGACTGCAGCCACCTGAGACAGGGAGTCGGGTTTCTGAGACTCCCTCTTCAAAAACCTGTTGGAacaagaaatgtagttttactcGTATTTAGTGTTCAaatcagatattttattttgtgcaatttAGGATTATATTGTAATTAGGCCAATTAGGTTTTGCTACTTGttgtgtttggttttatttctgtGCTTCTCAACACTAATgctacattaaaaacagatggAAATTGTATATTTACAGTATctgtaaagtaaacaaaaataaaggaaaaataatttaataaaattcacAAGATTTCCAGCTATAGAAAATGTCTCTTCCGTATTATATACAAATAACGTGTGTATTATCTATATTTTATGTAACGAAATAAGCATTTAGATGCAACacttaataaaataactaagaaaaaaacttcttaaagttatttaattctcttaaaagtaacatattttgtaacaactgaaaaaataagaaaatattcagctaattaaaaaaaataaaactatgtaTTCATTAATTTAATCACTGTTAAagatatttatcatttaaaagttattttccaCACAAAGTTTCTCTATAAGCAGTTGTAATTTGCTagaaaattgtaataaatagaATTAACTACAAATCTTTCAACATTTAGAGTTTCTTTGTCAGATTTTAATAcgttttttccatttattagCACATATAGAATATTAAAATCTAGAGTCTCTGGTTGTAGGATGTTGCTGCTGATTTGCATTAGAAAGCATCACTTGAAGCTTAATTTTTGCAACGTGCAAATTTCTTTACAAGGAGAATAATCAAGTGTCCTTTTCCAGTAACTCCTCTTACCTGTCAAAGGCATCGTCCAGGTCCTCACAGTCGCAACAGCAGGCGGCTATATGACTGCGCTCCCCATGTCTGTTCACATACTCACAGCAACACAAggtctcctcctcttccccctTCTTCAACACCTTGTGGGTTTGTTTCTTCATACCCAACACCTgtcagaaaatttaaaaaaagagggggtAGGCTATGATTGTTTGGGTTACAAATTGGAACTACAGCTTAGTAGTggatgaaacataaaaaatttgTCTTAAAGCCCATTTTGCTGTCAGCAGATTACCATAATGTGTTTTAGATGATGGAAACTGACTTTATCGTGCAGAATGCAGAGCAGACCCCACACATCTGACCCAACCCATCTACTTCCCACACATCTGTCACACATCTGTCATGCTTTGATGGTTAACAGAAAGCGAGCCCTCTCACCCAAGCAACTTGTAGGCTTATTTATAGCACAGATGGATTTCGGTTTAGGTGTCGTCGTTTAGTACAATCAAAAGCTCTCAGAGCCCCTCAATTGCACACTGGTGACGTACAAGTAGGCCAGTATGGTTAATCCTTCAGCTGAGTGAAGTTCTGGCCCTGAATGAGCCTCTCATCCAATCAATatgcaaatatttcaaataaaaaaaaaaagcttatttttgtgGCAAACTCAATGCAAGGGCCTTGCAGGATGTTGGACTAGGATGGATGATCTGATTAAAGTGTCCATGGCACCAAACAGCACATCTGCTTCCTGACTAAAACCAAAAACCCTCTTGTGATGATTCATGGAGCCACAGTGACACTCAGTCTCAGCAGTTTTCTAATGGTGACGGTAACACATTATTTACATGTGGCTACTACCAGgtattaaagaagaaaagaacgggaaagcaaaaataaagtttaagaaagTGTTAGACAGTGACGAAATGGTTAACTTTAATGACAtcatggtgaaaaaaaagtatattttttaaaagtaaagtaaagaaattgcaaaaaaaaaaaaaaaaacatttcatattaTATATAACAATAAGCACACAACACTAGTTATAATTTTGTACGATTACTGTGCAGTCGTATAAAAATTGACTTTAGAGTAATAAACTTTGGCATATCCTTTTcatgtatgttttaaataatatatttatttattttgaaatactaCCTAAAATACTTATATCAAAAGCATTATTTATAACTTAGTAGAAAAATAGCAGGTTTTCCGGGTTCTGAAGCGGAATTTCAATTAAATACAGAACTGTCAGCTTATGAGGCACTTCTTGTTTATTTGCCGTAAAATGATCGAAATAACGTAAAACTGTCGTTAATCTTGACAGCTTCGGGGGGATAAAACCAACAAATCCAATCCACTACAATACAATATACCTGGACATTTCCAGAAACGCCGAAACGATTTTCCCCTCGCAAGGCTTGAAGCGGAAGTCTCAGTCCTGGCGTATCcggtgttttgttttggttttcctCCTCTTTAAATTGTACTCATAAGCTGTACCGCTGGGTTTAGTAGAACGATGGTGGCTCAGGCGGAGGAGACACTTGTAGCCAATACTTGTCCTCCAAGGGACTGCAGACTTGTTCCGGTTCGGTTTGCAGCGCGAGGCTCCGCCGGAATgagcacttttcttttttgacgtCAGACGGGGGTGACTTTTCCCGCCACTCCCACGTGCCCTCACTTAATGTACAGAAATGCAGCACTTTAACGTGGATTATAGCGTTTTTATAGCTGctccatgtaaaaaaaaaaataaaaaaaaaattaattatcaaaactgcaaaacagaacaattttagtgaaaaaaattgtatttgaatTATCCCAAGCTTTGCACTGCATCAATAAGTACTCACTTAACGTCATAAGAAGTTAAATCACAGccaaataaacttgtttatgCCATCTGGAAACAAAGTGTGAAACAGTTGGCCCACTATGACACTTTTTATTATGGTATTGTTAATTTAGTATCTGACAGGATGAAAGATCTTTAACAATAAAGACCCAAAGATAGTGATGCGAAATAAAGTTGGATCACAAAACCAAAGAATCTGGACTATTTTCTCTGGATTATTCACTTGCAGtttgataaataattaaaggaACAGTTGGATTGTAGTTCATTTATTGTTAGAGCAGCAAAACATAGTTGTTTCAGGGCCAAATGTATCAAATGAATTGATATGATATAGTTTTTGTGAATTTCAGGGGCTCAGAGACATATGACCCCTAAACTTTCAGCTCACTAGATCCAATTTTCTACCTGTACTCCATAGTGGGGCTAAATATAGACCAGAGTTGTTTGTTAAATTTCATCTTCTCTATCCACCAACAAAGCATTTGTCAGTACCAACATTTTATCCTTATACACACACTGAATGAAATCGTTAATGAATCAAAAATAGTTATAATCAGGAAATGCAAAATCTggtcaaaaattgtgtttattaaaacagCAAACAATCTTGATAACAGTTTTTTGTACACAATGGGAAGAAAAGTAATGCTAAATAAAGATGTGCAATATGTTAAATGTTGAAAGTAGCgctgtttcataaaaaataaaaacttgcaaAGTTCACATGACTTAAAAACTTTGTAGTATTTAGCCATAACTGATGGCTACTATAAATAAAAGGTAGTGTCTCAAGTAAAACATGTTTGCAGTGGAACAGTACAAGGATGGCAAAACTAACTTTGAAACAAGAAGTGTTTCTAACTATTAAaaagaataacatttaaaaaaacctcGTCTGTGAGCTAGAAAAGGACACCTTTCGAAGATTATTATTTAAGGttgcaattaaaaatatatttcacatttaaatctgattttctcAATAAATTATGCAATTNNNNNNNNNNNNNNNNNNNaaaaaaaaaaaaaaaaatctcctttgcTCACAAactttatgcaaaaataaaaaattaaaggcCCCAAAAGGAtcactttaaatataaattctaaaaccaaaacctaaaaagaattatatttacaataatttatgTTGAACATATATTAAATTTTAGTGAGgtaaaatttttaaaagctaTAAAAGAACAGAGTAGCCAGGAGGTGAAAACAGCACCCTAGTAAGTCCAGGCTGTGGCACCTGATCTGTAACCCCTGGCAACATAAGGCAGCATCCTGAGGATTCAAGTAGTTTTCTCTTGAGACGCTTCGATGCTTTGGAGCTTCCGCTTCCTCCAGGGACAGTAGCAGTCCTAATGTGGCCCCTCAGGTGTTCCTGTATTACTGTTACTGCGGTGCCTCAGTTAAGTTGGTCGGAGGAAAGCTGCGTTGAAGCATCATCAAAGAAGTACGCAGCTGTGGAGAAAATCGATTCAGTACCAGCTTTAAGCTTTCAAATTGTACAGATGCTCATTAATCTGAGATTTCTGCAACTTCCTTTAGCAAATGcatcatcaaaaacaaacatatttaatcatattttgattattagcaaaatatacaaataaataagaaaaaagcaatttacagatttaaaaaactaactaaactgACTTTAAAATTGGGTATCCAAGTGTAAAATGATTTGACACTAACAATATACTGATAATTTCACATAATTTGCCTACTTTTATTgcattaatacatttatgatgcaatatcataaaaaaatgaagagcagATTCTATAATCTTCCAAAACCAGTTTGCATAGGCAGACATGTTTTTTCCTGCTTGACAATCCCACCTGTTCTAAAAGGTTAATGGAGTCCTGCAGTACTGTTTTCAGGAGGCTCATTTCTTCATTCCTGTGTCCTGGTCCCAGTTTAGAA containing:
- the zdhhc23b gene encoding palmitoyltransferase ZDHHC23, with the translated sequence MKKQTHKVLKKGEEEETLCCCEYVNRHGERSHIAACCCDCEDLDDAFDRFLKRESQKPDSLSQVAAVISDRIRVPWLRGGAQKLDLSIIPPLILLPALLHLAALHFLLGLVVLITLPVLVLWYYYFTHRKKGRTLFFLSLALFSLAYMYYVFIVEVFPRGDVGSFELAAVTVGITLTVMVLFHSKRNPGVVRPDKEAVHSTVTYYSPLADRDSPLNGRRQDVTLITASQTELDGPDLKESNRNWCSVCRVVRPPRAGHCRICGVCVLRLDHHCVWINSCVGQANHRSFLLTLILFLLTSLYGIGLVLRSVCPQQHLLTAMLYCPGVYNQFSTALCFTCVWYCTIVTAGVLHLLLVQVINISCNVTEREARAAIREKSARSSCWGLVVETGVYSRGFSGNWSEFMSMGDQVSPASTAHLV